One genomic region from Argentina anserina chromosome 2, drPotAnse1.1, whole genome shotgun sequence encodes:
- the LOC126783418 gene encoding WAT1-related protein At4g08290 — protein MSSSMWQKAKPYVLTIGLQFGSAGMYIISTVTLNHGMNRYVLIVYRNAIAALVLAPFALVLERKTRPKMTLSIFLHIMVLGFLEPVLDQGFAYLGMNYTSASFTSAIMNAVPSVTFVISVIFRIEHVNIKEVRSQAKVIGTLVSFGGAVLMATYKGPAINIIGSHDNSDHHESSSTSGSHWAMGTLFILIGCVAWSCFYVLQSVTVKKYPANISLSCWICSMGAMQGAAVALVAERHPSAWAVGFDTRLLAPLYTGIVSSGITYYVQGLVMKTRGPVFVTAFNPLCMILVAILASFILAEKLHLGSIIGGFIIAIGLYAVVWGKSKDYSNSTSPTSDSNEARKLPIITTNGTKLSITGYKNSSNEPAEMKYMTVQK, from the exons ATGTCGAGTAGTATGTGGCAGAAGGCGAAACCCTATGTGCTTACGATAGGTTTGCAATTCGGAAGTGCAGGGATGTACATCATCAGCACTGTGACTCTCAACCATGGCATGAATCGATATGTTCTGATTGTGTATCGCAATGCTATTGCAGCTCTTGTCCTCGCTCCTTTTGCTTTGGTTCTTGAAAG GAAAacgaggcccaaaatgacGCTTTCAATCTTTCTGCACATAATGGTCCTTGGATTTCTTGA GCCGGTCCTTGATCAGGGCTTTGCTTATCTGGGAATGAATTACACGTCGGCATCATTCACTTCTGCCATCATGAATGCCGTTCCCTCTGTTACATTTGTAATATCCGTCATTTTCCG GATAGAGCACGTAAACATTAAGGAGGTCCGGAGTCAAGCGAAGGTGATAGGAACCCTAGTAAGCTTTGGGGGAGCTGTGTTGATGGCTACGTACAAAGGCCCTGCCATTAACATAATAGGCTCACATGATAACAGCGACCACCATGAAAGTAGCAGCACTTCGGGCTCACACTGGGCAATGGGGACGCTCTTTATCCTTATAGGTTGTGTGGCTTGGTCCTGCTTCTACGTGTTACAA TCGGTAACAGTGAAGAAATATCCAGCAAACATATCTCTTTCTTGCTGGATATGCTCGATGGGCGCCATGCAAGGTGCAGCAGTAGCGCTTGTTGCAGAACGCCACCCTAGTGCATGGGCCGTTGGTTTTGACACAAGACTTCTAGCACCTCTCTATACG GGAATAGTTAGCTCTGGAATTACATACTACGTGCAGGGATTGGTAATGAAAACGAGAGGACCAGTATTTGTAACAGCTTTTAACCCTCTCTGCATGATCCTCGTCGCAATTCTGGCTTCTTTCATTCTAGCAGAGAAACTTCACCTGGGAAG TATAATTGGAGGGTTTATAATCGCCATTGGCCTTTATGCTGTGGTGTGGGGTAAAAGCAAGGACTACAGTAATAGTACTAGCCCAACCAGTGATTCCAATGAAGCTCGCAAAttaccaattattacaaccaacGGAACTAAACTGAGCATTACTGGTTACAAAAACAGCAGTAACGAGCCAGCAGAGATGAAATATATGACGGTTCAAAAATAA
- the LOC126784661 gene encoding WAT1-related protein At4g08300-like produces MDQLPSPSASKSSMFFKKIKPYLAMVSLQFGYAGMYIISMVSFKHGMSHFVLSVYRHVVAFCVIAPFAFVLERKIRPKMTLPIFLRIVLLGFLEPVLDQNLYFLGMKYTTATFASAVVNVLPAITFILAICFRLETVNVKKLHSLAKVVGTVVTLSGAMIMTLYKGPIIDIVRGHSNSTQSSSTESSDQHWIAGPLMLIASCGGWASFFILQSFTLKKYPAQLSLTAWICVMGVLEGGVVTLVMERKMSVWVIGWDSRLLASVYSGVICSGLAYYVQGVVNRERGPVFVTSFSPLCMIITAVLGAIVLAEQVHLGSILGAILIVFGLYTVVWGKSKDPLALDEPLKDEKGVNHELPVTAADNSIKGRT; encoded by the exons ATGGACCAATTGCCGAGTCCGTCTGCGTCTAAATCAAGTATGTTTTTCAAGAAGATCAAGCCTTATTTGGCTATGGTATCCCTACAGTTTGGATATGCAGGCATGTATATTATTAGCATGGTCTCGTTTAAGCATGGCATGAGTCACTTTGTCTTGTCAGTCTACCGTCACGTTGTTGCCTTCTGTGTCATTGCACCCTTCGCGTTTGTTCTTGAGAG GAAGATACGGCCAAAAATGACTCTCCCCATATTCCTCAGAATTGTGTTGCTTGGATTTCTTGA GCCAGTTCTTGACCAGAATTTATACTTTCTGGGAATGAAGTACACCACAGCAACATTTGCATCTGCAGTTGTTAATGTCCTTCCTGCCATCACCTTTATACTGGCAATTTGTTTCAG GTTAGAGACTGTGAACGTCAAGAAGCTACACAGCCTGGCCAAGGTCGTCGGAACGGTGGTCACCTTGTCTGGAGCAATGATCATGACTCTGTACAAAGGCCCCATTattgatattgtaagaggaCACTCAAACAGCACCCAAAGTAGCAGCACCGAGTCAAGCGATCAGCATTGGATCGCTGGCCCCTTGATGCTCATAGCCAGCTGCGGCGGTTGGGCAAGTTTCTTCATTCTACAA TCGTTCACGTTGAAGAAGTACCCAGCTCAGTTGTCTCTCACAGCCTGGATATGTGTAATGGGTGTGTTGGAGGGTGGAGTAGTGACACTTGTGATGGAACGCAAAATGAGCGTTTGGGTTATAGGCTGGGACTCCAGGCTTCTTGCTTCTGTTTATTCT GGAGTGATTTGTTCTGGACTTGCATATTATGTGCAAGGCGTTGTGAATAGAGAACGAGGCCCCGTCTTCGTGACATCTTTCAGCCCTCTTTGCATGATCATCACCGCTGTTCTGGGTGCCATCGTTTTAGCTGAGCAAGTCCACCTTGGAAG TATACTCGGAGCTATTCTCATTGTGTTCGGACTCTACACCGTGGTTTGGGGCAAAAGCAAAGACCCTCTGGCCTTGGATGAGCCATTGAAAGATGAGAAAGGTGTTAACCATGAACTCCCAGTCACTGCTGCAGATAATAGCATCAAGGGACGTACCTGA